The following are encoded in a window of Candidatus Peregrinibacteria bacterium genomic DNA:
- a CDS encoding IS30 family transposase, which yields KVSEEKIYAVQEKLNDRPRKSLRYRTPNEVISDLL from the coding sequence CAAAGTATCAGAAGAAAAAATCTATGCAGTACAAGAAAAACTCAACGACAGACCAAGAAAATCACTTCGATATCGTACTCCAAATGAAGTCATTTCTGATCTCCTCTAG